From the Colletotrichum lupini chromosome 1, complete sequence genome, the window GGGATCTTCATGTAATGCGCCATCTTGAGATCGCCAGAGTACGTCTGCGCCTGGCCGAGAGTAATCGTGCTGTACACCTTGAAGATCATGACACCAATCGGCTTCCCGGGGATCATGAAGCCCGCCAAGAACGGGGACAGCACGTTGAGCGCGAGCCCGAGGTTCGAGATGGCGAGGATCGTGCACGTGGGAATCACAAAGATCATGGCCAGAAAGTTGGCGACGAAGAAGGCCCACCACGGCAGCTGGGAATCGTAGCCCTCCGCCGTCGCGAGACCGAGACCGATGGCGAAGAGCAGGAGGACGGCGTACCACCACTCGGGCGCGTCGACATACTTCTTTGCGAGCTTGAGGTGGATGTCGGCTTCCTGGTTACGCGCAGCCTTGAGGCGATACCAGATCTCTTTGCCATGGAAGAAGCCGCAGTGGACTATAGCGGCGGTAAGGGCGGCGAAGGAGAGGCCGTAGTTGAGGGCAAAGGTAGGCGGAAGGAAGAGAGGCGAGTACTGCTTGTACTTCTCTTCTGAAAAGGTGTACCCGGGTCCGAGAATCTTGCTGACATTGTAAGAGCTCTGGGTGTTGTCATAGGTCTGCGAGGTGTTGATGGGGAGGTAGTCTGCAAAGAGGGCGCCCGAGTAGGCGATGCCGATAGTAGGGATGATGACGAACGTGAAGAGGCCGATCAAAACATTGACGTGGGTATGTGTCGGCGAGAGGAGGGGGTCGCCGAGGTAGGCGGATACATAGGTCCAGTCAAACGTGATGGGAATCAGAGAGAGGCCGGTGAAGCCTCCAAAGAGCTGGTTGACGACGATATTGTTCGGCTTGATCCAGGTGACAAAGGCAAACACCGATAAGCCTTGCCAGAGTACACCCGGAATCCAGTAGTAGCAGAACATGGCCGCGAGGACGTAGAAGAAGTACCGGTACCGACTGATGATCCAGCCGTTGCTGTGCGTGCCGTCGCTCTTGCTCTTGTCGTGGAGGGCGTAGAAGAGGGACGTGTTGGCGAACTGGTTGGGCCAGATCATGGCCGCCGGCCAGACGAGGAAACGGCGGCAAAGGCCCGCGAGGCCGATGCCGATGAGCTGAGAGCTCAGCGTGAAGAGCAGCTGGAAGCCCCATCCGAGGTTGATGTCGTAAAAGGGCTTGCCCTGGAGCGCGAGGAGAGCGTCGGTGCTGTAGGCATAGCCAATGGAGACGTTCGACATGAGAGTGATGACAACGTGCTCCTTGATCGTAAAGGGGCCGGTGTTAAAGGTCCATTGAACGCCAAATGTGTTGAAGACCTTCATTGGCATGGCCTTGGCCCAGAGACATCCAATTGGGTAGACCAGCAATTGGACGATGATGGATGGGAAGTTGATAGCGGGACTCCTGTGAAGATGGAGTAAGAGTGTCAGCCATTGATGTTCAGGTATCCCAAAGTTATCATCATCTCAGTTCC encodes:
- a CDS encoding OPT family small oligopeptide transporter; this encodes MADEKNHSVDVTQAATDLENFQRDHQWDPNLPQDKADMVKKALEDGDSEEIIAADAILTEDSPYEEVRAAVRNTDGGEVANTVRAWILGMIFVTIGSGLNMFLSMRSPAINFPSIIVQLLVYPIGCLWAKAMPMKVFNTFGVQWTFNTGPFTIKEHVVITLMSNVSIGYAYSTDALLALQGKPFYDINLGWGFQLLFTLSSQLIGIGLAGLCRRFLVWPAAMIWPNQFANTSLFYALHDKSKSDGTHSNGWIISRYRYFFYVLAAMFCYYWIPGVLWQGLSVFAFVTWIKPNNIVVNQLFGGFTGLSLIPITFDWTYVSAYLGDPLLSPTHTHVNVLIGLFTFVIIPTIGIAYSGALFADYLPINTSQTYDNTQSSYNVSKILGPGYTFSEEKYKQYSPLFLPPTFALNYGLSFAALTAAIVHCGFFHGKEIWYRLKAARNQEADIHLKLAKKYVDAPEWWYAVLLLFAIGLGLATAEGYDSQLPWWAFFVANFLAMIFVIPTCTILAISNLGLALNVLSPFLAGFMIPGKPIGVMIFKVYSTITLGQAQTYSGDLKMAHYMKIPPRVTFWCQVVATIWAVFVQIAVMNWTLGNIENCCALTQHAHFTCPNGRAFFSSSIVWGVIGPRRMFGAGSIYHNFNYFWLIGACLPIVFYVLARVLNLKFAKVLHAPVMLGAMGWLPPATPLSFSSWAIVGLIFNHGVRKRFHGWWKTYNYITAAALDAGLIISTIVIFFAITLPNVTIPQWWGNVDVYNTLVSCICIVKLRMGTLPLLPHSPRETRDSTYGAILKKTAAFSARGAPR